The following are from one region of the Alicyclobacillus fastidiosus genome:
- a CDS encoding M20 family metallopeptidase, with amino-acid sequence MSGPYEYLQSHEREIIASLKELVLAESPTRHKELVDSCGATLTKLFQQHLGLEPEVIPQSTVGNHLKFSYGSGEAQLLILAHFDTVWQPGRLGYRVDGDRIFGPGVLDMKGGLIQALWALKSLKDLNVALNKKIVVLCNSDEEIGSPTSRSLIEEEARKSQAVFVVEPAEANSGALKTARKGVSMYRLNISGRSAHAGNHHEGGVSAVLELARQIEFLEGLTDYEVGTTLNVGVAKGGTQSNVVPEHAEAHVDVRTVTLQEAKRVANIMANLKPTLEGATVSVSGGINRPPMERTEHTARLYQVAKEIAHRLRFELPEALVGGGSDGNFTAALGVPTLDGLGAVGDGPHAEYEHIYVPALTQRSGLLAELLMHC; translated from the coding sequence ATGTCCGGACCTTACGAATATCTGCAATCGCACGAGCGAGAAATCATCGCCTCACTCAAAGAGCTTGTCCTCGCCGAATCTCCAACGAGGCACAAAGAACTGGTCGATAGCTGTGGCGCTACGCTCACCAAGCTGTTCCAGCAACATCTGGGATTGGAGCCCGAAGTGATCCCACAATCGACCGTTGGCAATCATCTCAAGTTCAGCTACGGAAGCGGCGAAGCCCAACTGCTCATCCTTGCGCATTTCGATACCGTCTGGCAGCCCGGGCGGCTCGGGTATCGCGTGGATGGGGATCGCATTTTCGGACCCGGCGTGCTCGATATGAAGGGCGGACTCATCCAGGCGCTGTGGGCCCTAAAATCGCTGAAAGACCTGAACGTCGCACTCAACAAAAAAATCGTGGTGCTCTGTAATTCCGACGAGGAGATCGGGAGCCCGACGTCTCGCTCCCTCATCGAGGAGGAAGCCAGGAAGAGCCAGGCTGTGTTCGTCGTCGAACCGGCAGAGGCAAACAGTGGCGCGCTGAAAACTGCGCGCAAAGGCGTATCGATGTACCGCCTGAATATCTCAGGGCGCTCCGCGCACGCCGGGAATCACCACGAAGGCGGGGTGAGTGCCGTTTTGGAGCTCGCGCGTCAAATCGAATTTTTAGAAGGACTCACAGATTACGAAGTCGGTACCACCCTGAACGTCGGTGTCGCGAAAGGTGGCACGCAAAGTAACGTCGTGCCTGAACACGCAGAAGCACACGTCGATGTTCGAACCGTGACACTGCAGGAAGCAAAGCGCGTCGCCAACATCATGGCAAACCTAAAGCCCACCCTGGAAGGGGCGACGGTGTCTGTAAGCGGCGGGATTAATCGGCCACCCATGGAGCGCACAGAGCACACCGCACGGTTGTATCAAGTGGCCAAGGAAATCGCCCACAGACTGAGATTTGAGTTGCCTGAAGCATTGGTCGGCGGTGGTAGTGACGGGAACTTCACCGCGGCTCTCGGCGTACCCACGCTAGACGGTCTCGGTGCCGTCGGCGACGGTCCCCACGCAGAATATGAACACATTTACGTACCGGCCCTCACACAGCGCTCCGGTTTGCTAGCAGAACTGCTGATGCATTGCTGA
- a CDS encoding sigma 54-interacting transcriptional regulator codes for MHKPTILLITKSRYVHRMFREQITDYFGDSVDLVDATTVGVSCNADLFLASYREVVKEWEFPPDKLLVARRTVDLSKIGDLIALPAGTKCLVVNNSLDTARETISCLENLGLNLELSPYDPTVNKVPHDVEVAVVAETGRDLVPEGMKRIVYIGMRPIDYATILDIGFRLQIPIPEPQVYSSKYIRQIVQLSGQLSGALENEKDLNRQMDAIFHTVHDGLIGIDKKGIIIQANQAAHRILGHNPLVTPLIGGRVQEVFPGVSVNDISSQETIQQMDDRYLVMNRTYMDEGRLGSVLAFQDVTRLQKLEQDFRKRVQSKGLQPRYSEDNIIASSETMAKTLKVMRKLARTDRTVIILGESGTGKELFAHAIHELSDRRHGPFLPVNFAGLPETLAESELFGYAEGAFTGARRGGKPGLFELAHNGTLFLDEIGDASPSIQALLLRVLQERHVMRVGGDQVIPVDVRIVAATNRDLRELVQAGKFRHDLYYRLFVLPLYIPSLRERREDIPLLVEHFVRRYSAGKLRVLPNVMDRLVAYEWPGNVRELEAAAQYMTSVAEGQVVTSDDLPRQLFEVAESTEDVVCHDEIFQRSDLTILYAILDSLDWAKQHGFNRLGRSAIVEYACRKNIRVSEQQVRNRMVMLREIGLIETGNRRQGSWLTAKGEIALSRIRERLRIIRETSL; via the coding sequence GTGCACAAGCCAACAATTCTACTGATCACGAAAAGCAGATATGTGCATCGAATGTTTCGCGAGCAAATCACGGACTATTTTGGTGATTCTGTCGATCTCGTCGATGCCACAACGGTAGGGGTGTCGTGCAATGCGGACCTCTTCCTCGCATCCTATCGTGAGGTCGTCAAAGAATGGGAGTTTCCACCGGACAAGCTATTGGTCGCTCGGAGAACGGTTGATTTGTCGAAGATCGGGGACCTTATCGCACTTCCGGCTGGGACCAAGTGCCTGGTGGTCAACAATAGTTTGGATACTGCGCGCGAGACGATTTCCTGTCTGGAAAATCTGGGGCTGAATCTGGAGTTATCCCCGTACGATCCGACTGTGAACAAGGTGCCGCACGACGTCGAAGTAGCCGTGGTGGCAGAAACAGGGCGGGATCTTGTGCCTGAAGGTATGAAGCGGATCGTGTATATCGGCATGCGGCCGATCGACTACGCGACGATTCTCGACATTGGCTTTCGTTTGCAGATCCCTATACCGGAACCGCAAGTCTATTCGTCTAAGTACATTCGGCAGATTGTTCAGCTGTCGGGGCAACTTTCAGGGGCACTAGAGAACGAGAAGGACTTGAACCGGCAAATGGATGCGATTTTTCACACGGTTCATGATGGTTTGATCGGGATCGACAAGAAAGGGATCATCATTCAGGCGAATCAGGCGGCGCACAGGATTCTGGGGCACAATCCACTGGTGACGCCACTCATTGGCGGACGTGTACAGGAAGTATTCCCGGGCGTCAGTGTGAACGATATTTCTTCACAAGAGACGATACAACAGATGGACGACAGGTACCTGGTGATGAATCGGACGTATATGGACGAGGGGCGACTGGGATCAGTACTTGCGTTTCAGGATGTGACGCGTCTGCAAAAGCTCGAGCAGGATTTCCGAAAGCGGGTGCAGTCCAAGGGGCTGCAGCCGAGGTACTCGGAGGACAATATCATTGCATCCAGCGAGACGATGGCGAAGACGCTGAAAGTCATGCGCAAGCTTGCCCGTACGGATCGGACCGTGATCATTCTTGGCGAGAGTGGCACAGGGAAGGAGTTGTTTGCTCATGCGATTCACGAGTTGTCGGATCGGCGACATGGCCCGTTTCTGCCGGTGAATTTTGCGGGGCTGCCGGAGACGTTGGCGGAGAGCGAACTATTTGGGTACGCCGAGGGGGCTTTCACAGGCGCGCGTAGAGGTGGGAAACCAGGTTTATTCGAACTGGCACACAACGGGACGCTGTTTTTGGACGAAATCGGCGATGCGTCGCCAAGCATTCAGGCGCTCTTGCTACGCGTATTGCAGGAACGACACGTGATGCGCGTAGGGGGAGATCAGGTGATCCCGGTGGACGTGCGCATTGTGGCGGCGACGAACCGCGACCTTCGGGAGCTGGTTCAAGCGGGGAAGTTCCGACACGACTTGTACTATCGGCTGTTCGTCTTACCTTTGTACATCCCCTCATTGCGCGAACGGCGGGAGGATATTCCTTTGCTCGTGGAGCACTTCGTCCGGCGGTATTCCGCGGGGAAGCTGCGCGTCTTGCCGAATGTGATGGATAGGCTCGTCGCCTACGAGTGGCCGGGGAATGTTCGGGAACTAGAGGCTGCGGCGCAGTATATGACAAGCGTTGCGGAAGGACAGGTGGTGACGTCGGATGACTTGCCCCGGCAGTTGTTCGAGGTAGCCGAGTCTACGGAGGACGTCGTCTGTCACGATGAGATATTTCAACGCAGCGATTTGACCATTCTGTACGCTATTTTGGACAGTTTGGACTGGGCCAAGCAGCACGGATTCAACCGCCTGGGGCGGAGCGCGATTGTGGAGTATGCATGTCGCAAAAACATTCGTGTGTCCGAGCAACAGGTTCGCAATCGAATGGTCATGTTGCGGGAAATCGGTCTCATCGAGACGGGGAACCGCCGCCAGGGAAGTTGGCTAACGGCGAAAGGTGAGATCGCACTCAGTCGAATTCGTGAGCGTTTGCGAATCATACGCGAAACGAGCCTGTGA
- a CDS encoding DHA2 family efflux MFS transporter permease subunit, whose product MEEAVQHQYEIDKIKAPAVQLIIIILGVFMAILDTSIVNVAIPTMENELSASTAQIQWVLTAYMLTLGVLIPISGWLTDRFGARNLFLLALLVFTIGSALCGASWNLSSIIFFRVIQAIGGAFMQPVAMSMIFRIFPPHRRGTIMGVLGIAMMVAPACGPVLSGYFVDDASWRLIFYVNVPFGIAAVILGYFFLHHFPHQKKGKLDVWGLMVSVIGFFLLLYGFNEVSSDGWSSATVVLSLIGGIFFLLVFIIIELKVEHPILNLRVLNNYMFSMSLIISSIIFTAMFVGIFLLPLYLQNTMGYTALRTGLFMTPAALASAVIMPISGRLFDRVGARPLAFFGVLIFTISSLGFTTLGTESSSGYIQWMYIIRSIGMAMTMMPVMTAGMNTVPMQLVNQGTAMSNTIRQVSSSLGTAILTSYMTNQTKLDTTHLAWKVTASTYQGQSLLQLQHAFEAKGMAASQALVAAEDMIYGLISKLGFVSGLDATFYVSTILSIVAWVCIWFYGSKKERAIRESRRAPKKQKTAGEPVLLLEAGKR is encoded by the coding sequence ATGGAGGAAGCGGTGCAGCATCAGTACGAAATCGACAAAATTAAGGCGCCTGCCGTACAGTTGATCATTATTATTTTGGGTGTGTTTATGGCCATTTTGGATACGAGCATCGTCAACGTGGCCATTCCGACGATGGAAAACGAGCTCAGCGCCTCCACCGCGCAGATTCAGTGGGTGTTGACGGCGTACATGCTGACGCTCGGTGTGCTAATTCCGATTTCGGGTTGGCTCACGGATCGATTCGGGGCTCGCAACCTCTTCCTTCTCGCCCTACTCGTTTTCACCATCGGCTCCGCACTTTGCGGCGCATCGTGGAATCTCTCTTCCATCATCTTCTTCCGCGTCATTCAAGCTATCGGTGGCGCATTCATGCAGCCCGTTGCGATGTCGATGATTTTTCGGATTTTCCCGCCGCACCGGCGTGGGACCATCATGGGTGTCCTCGGGATCGCGATGATGGTTGCACCTGCGTGCGGGCCTGTCTTAAGTGGTTATTTCGTCGATGACGCGTCATGGCGGCTGATTTTTTATGTGAATGTGCCATTCGGGATCGCAGCGGTTATCTTAGGATACTTCTTCTTGCACCACTTCCCGCATCAGAAGAAGGGCAAGTTGGACGTCTGGGGGCTCATGGTTTCGGTCATCGGATTTTTCTTGCTGCTCTATGGGTTTAACGAAGTATCGTCGGACGGTTGGAGTTCGGCGACGGTGGTCTTGTCTCTCATTGGCGGCATCTTCTTTTTGTTGGTGTTCATCATCATCGAGTTGAAGGTGGAACACCCGATCCTGAACTTGCGCGTCCTGAACAACTATATGTTCAGCATGAGTTTGATCATCAGCTCCATCATCTTTACCGCCATGTTCGTCGGTATCTTCTTGCTCCCGCTCTACCTGCAGAACACGATGGGCTACACGGCGCTGCGGACGGGGCTCTTCATGACACCGGCAGCGTTGGCGAGTGCTGTGATTATGCCGATCAGCGGCCGGCTCTTCGATCGCGTCGGCGCCCGCCCTCTCGCGTTCTTTGGCGTACTCATCTTCACCATCTCGTCGCTTGGCTTTACAACGCTTGGTACGGAGTCGAGCTCGGGCTACATTCAATGGATGTACATCATCCGTAGCATCGGGATGGCGATGACGATGATGCCGGTCATGACGGCAGGCATGAACACAGTCCCGATGCAGCTTGTCAACCAAGGCACGGCGATGTCAAACACAATTCGTCAGGTATCCTCTTCCTTAGGTACTGCCATCCTGACGTCGTATATGACGAACCAAACGAAGCTCGATACGACACACTTGGCGTGGAAGGTTACCGCTTCTACGTATCAGGGCCAAAGTTTGCTTCAACTGCAGCACGCATTTGAGGCAAAAGGTATGGCTGCCAGCCAAGCGCTCGTGGCTGCGGAAGATATGATTTACGGCCTCATCTCGAAACTCGGTTTCGTCTCCGGACTCGATGCGACGTTCTATGTGTCGACCATCTTGTCGATCGTCGCCTGGGTCTGCATCTGGTTCTACGGCAGCAAAAAAGAACGTGCCATCCGCGAAAGTCGTCGCGCACCGAAAAAGCAGAAAACAGCAGGAGAACCTGTATTGCTGCTAGAGGCAGGTAAGCGGTAA
- a CDS encoding 3-oxoacyl-[acyl-carrier-protein] synthase III C-terminal domain-containing protein — protein MKQNIQIKGVGIYHPPVPVTNEQLYEHFDARGIETRGLMKALGRQTRYFVTNDSENALTMGIEAANCAIENAGISAEDLDMIVFVTDTPEYLLPSNALKVHQAIGAMNANLVYDLNTNCTGMIVAIDQVAKVMKATPNLNTALVVASTVFSRTVDKNNSFLRTAYNDGSGAFVLHKESSNAESGVIDTVTKVNSANHDLLVYPKAGLTPVLHGNATGEDALFNFIPHSVDYFSEEWKELIVTLLERNGLTANDIKAYMFQQFSNDQNIETLSKLGVEPTEDNYVFVGEKYGYMGASCIAFAFHDALKAGKLTSGDYILFVSVAVGYTMAVSLYRI, from the coding sequence ATGAAACAAAACATCCAAATTAAAGGTGTAGGGATCTATCACCCACCCGTTCCTGTGACGAACGAACAACTTTATGAACACTTTGATGCGCGAGGGATTGAAACGCGTGGACTCATGAAAGCACTGGGTCGCCAGACGCGTTATTTTGTGACGAACGATAGCGAAAATGCTTTAACCATGGGCATTGAAGCCGCAAACTGCGCCATCGAGAACGCAGGGATATCGGCGGAAGACCTCGACATGATCGTATTTGTCACGGACACCCCAGAATATCTGCTGCCGTCGAACGCGCTGAAAGTGCATCAGGCCATCGGTGCTATGAACGCCAATTTAGTTTACGATCTGAACACGAACTGTACTGGTATGATCGTCGCGATCGACCAGGTGGCTAAGGTCATGAAAGCCACCCCTAACCTAAATACCGCGCTCGTCGTCGCAAGTACGGTCTTTAGTCGTACTGTGGATAAGAACAATTCTTTCCTGCGCACGGCCTACAACGATGGAAGCGGGGCCTTTGTACTTCATAAGGAATCAAGCAACGCGGAGTCTGGAGTCATCGACACAGTCACGAAAGTGAATTCAGCAAATCATGACTTACTAGTATATCCGAAGGCTGGCTTAACTCCGGTACTTCACGGGAATGCTACGGGAGAAGATGCACTGTTCAACTTCATACCGCATAGCGTCGATTACTTCTCTGAGGAATGGAAGGAACTCATCGTTACATTATTAGAAAGAAACGGTCTTACCGCAAATGACATCAAGGCGTACATGTTCCAACAGTTCAGCAACGACCAAAATATAGAGACCCTCTCAAAACTGGGTGTTGAACCGACAGAAGATAATTACGTGTTTGTTGGCGAGAAATACGGTTATATGGGCGCATCTTGTATCGCCTTTGCATTTCATGACGCGCTGAAAGCGGGAAAGCTAACATCGGGTGATTACATATTGTTTGTCTCTGTAGCAGTAGGATATACAATGGCCGTATCTCTTTACAGGATATAA
- a CDS encoding DMT family transporter, translating to MVLLGAVLWGVSGTAAQVLFQHDGFDAGWLVCVRMSIAGVLLLAGISMKSGPMRSIAVWKDKRDALRIVLFGIIGLLGVQYSYFASIRYGNAATGTMLQYMGPIFITGYLALRQRRLPSISQCVAVFLALAGALLLVTNGDVRSFSVAPLAVFWGLVSAMTLAFYSLYPQSLLRKYGAATIVGWAMLIGGIGMACITPPWHFTGHSSFGAWWLVCFVVLFGTLIAFYVYMSSLKYISPSEASLLSCGEPLSASIIAVACLHVQMGLPAIIGGLCILVTVAILALNRRKDR from the coding sequence ATGGTACTGTTGGGGGCAGTTTTGTGGGGTGTATCAGGTACTGCTGCCCAAGTGTTGTTCCAGCACGATGGATTTGATGCGGGTTGGTTGGTGTGCGTCCGTATGAGTATCGCTGGGGTGCTGCTTTTAGCGGGCATTTCCATGAAATCCGGTCCCATGCGGTCGATCGCGGTATGGAAAGATAAGCGAGATGCTCTAAGAATTGTCCTTTTTGGCATCATTGGATTGCTTGGCGTCCAATATTCTTATTTCGCATCGATTCGCTATGGAAATGCCGCGACGGGTACGATGCTTCAGTATATGGGGCCCATTTTCATTACTGGCTACCTTGCCTTGCGACAGCGCCGCCTGCCGAGTATCTCACAGTGCGTGGCCGTTTTCCTTGCACTCGCCGGTGCTTTATTGCTCGTTACCAATGGTGACGTTCGCAGTTTCTCCGTTGCACCTTTAGCAGTGTTTTGGGGACTAGTCTCAGCCATGACGCTCGCATTTTATTCTTTGTATCCACAAAGTTTATTGCGCAAATACGGAGCTGCAACCATTGTCGGTTGGGCGATGCTCATCGGCGGTATCGGAATGGCCTGTATTACGCCGCCGTGGCATTTCACTGGCCACAGTTCATTCGGTGCATGGTGGCTTGTTTGTTTTGTGGTGTTGTTCGGAACCTTGATTGCTTTCTACGTGTATATGTCGAGTTTGAAATACATCTCGCCCTCAGAAGCAAGCCTATTGTCGTGTGGCGAGCCATTGTCTGCTTCGATTATTGCGGTTGCATGTTTACATGTACAAATGGGCTTACCTGCGATCATCGGAGGGCTGTGTATCCTTGTCACAGTGGCCATTTTGGCCCTCAACCGACGAAAAGACAGATGA
- a CDS encoding glycosyltransferase family 39 protein, translating to METLQSRRQGVRAFLRGREEDAPWVRPALMALLLLTGVAYIWGLDQSGWSNSFYSAAVQAATKSWKAFFFGSLDANNYITVDKPPASLWVMDLSARIFGLNSWSLLVPEALEGVACVWVLYSTIRRWFSPGAALLAGAVLATTPVAALMFRFNNPDALLVLLLTLSAYALTRSLEAGQTKWLLWASALIGFGFLTKMLAAFLVVPGFVFVYLVFAPVSLRKRLVQILMSAITVVVSAGWWVAIVQLTPAADRPYIGSSQNNSILNLIFGYNGLGRLSGNESGMGGGGSTPKFTHEAIDASTHAFAGGGMSGGFSGSTGLFRLFAADMGGQISWLIPAALILFIVTVWIVRRNWRIDRAFQAALLWISSFVVTGLAFSFGQGIIHTYYTIALAPSVAALVGIGVDVLWRRKSELAARVGLAGATLATAVWSFVLLDRTPTWYPWLRFIVLVVAVVAAVALVIGVKLGRRLFGGAAVAALIAGFAGPLAYTLNTVATPHTGSTPTAGPAVSSMSFGGGSKGRFGSGNEGAYGAGPGANGAGSLPGEAPGSTTSRKNSGGFPGQGNNTPSVALVKLLQKDASHYTWVAATTSAMSSAPYQLATGEPVMALGGFSGSDPAITLAEFKRYVSEGKIHYYIADAMGAGGPGGFSAGDTSSRFAAGSTNSELAGGGMSGGFPGGGTSNGFPGGGMNGEFSGRGVRSGSSDSTRGAAPQEFGGSGSAITNWVKSNFKTVTVSGVTLYDLTQPKSGK from the coding sequence ATGGAAACATTGCAGTCGCGTAGACAGGGGGTTCGGGCTTTCCTCCGAGGTCGAGAGGAAGATGCACCGTGGGTCAGACCCGCGTTGATGGCCCTGTTACTGTTAACTGGGGTTGCTTATATTTGGGGATTAGACCAGTCCGGCTGGTCCAACTCGTTTTACAGTGCTGCGGTGCAGGCTGCGACCAAGAGCTGGAAGGCATTTTTCTTTGGTTCTCTAGATGCAAACAATTACATCACGGTGGACAAACCACCTGCTTCCTTGTGGGTCATGGATCTTTCAGCTCGGATATTCGGTCTCAATTCATGGAGCCTCCTTGTCCCCGAAGCGCTGGAGGGTGTGGCCTGTGTCTGGGTCCTCTATAGCACGATCCGCCGATGGTTCAGCCCTGGTGCAGCCTTGCTCGCTGGAGCTGTACTCGCCACGACGCCTGTAGCTGCTCTGATGTTCCGCTTCAATAATCCAGATGCATTGTTGGTACTTTTACTTACATTAAGTGCTTATGCGCTCACGCGGTCACTTGAAGCAGGACAAACAAAATGGCTTCTGTGGGCATCGGCTCTCATTGGGTTTGGCTTTCTGACGAAAATGCTTGCGGCATTCTTAGTCGTACCGGGCTTCGTCTTTGTCTACCTAGTGTTTGCTCCCGTGTCTTTACGCAAGCGGTTGGTGCAAATTCTGATGAGCGCGATCACTGTAGTTGTGTCGGCAGGCTGGTGGGTAGCAATTGTACAGCTCACACCCGCGGCTGATCGTCCGTACATCGGAAGTTCTCAGAACAATAGTATTCTCAACCTCATCTTCGGGTATAACGGCCTTGGTCGCCTAAGCGGCAATGAGTCAGGGATGGGGGGCGGTGGAAGCACACCAAAGTTCACCCATGAGGCCATTGACGCGAGTACACATGCGTTCGCAGGTGGAGGAATGTCTGGAGGCTTCAGTGGATCCACTGGTCTCTTTCGATTATTTGCGGCTGATATGGGGGGACAGATTTCTTGGCTGATTCCTGCTGCACTGATTCTCTTTATCGTCACTGTTTGGATCGTGCGTCGTAACTGGCGGATCGACCGGGCTTTTCAGGCGGCGCTCCTGTGGATCTCATCATTCGTCGTGACGGGTCTAGCGTTTAGTTTTGGTCAAGGGATCATTCACACGTATTACACGATTGCCCTGGCGCCATCAGTGGCAGCCCTCGTAGGTATTGGTGTAGATGTGCTCTGGCGTAGGAAGAGTGAATTGGCCGCTCGTGTAGGCTTGGCTGGGGCCACTCTGGCTACGGCAGTATGGTCCTTTGTGCTCCTTGATCGTACGCCCACCTGGTATCCTTGGTTGCGGTTCATCGTACTTGTGGTCGCTGTCGTCGCTGCAGTTGCGCTTGTCATTGGCGTCAAGCTTGGCAGAAGGCTGTTCGGCGGAGCCGCCGTGGCTGCTCTGATAGCCGGATTCGCGGGACCGTTGGCGTACACGCTGAATACAGTGGCTACCCCTCACACCGGATCGACACCGACAGCGGGACCGGCTGTATCTAGCATGAGTTTCGGAGGCGGATCGAAAGGCAGGTTCGGTAGCGGTAATGAGGGAGCCTATGGCGCTGGTCCTGGAGCAAATGGAGCGGGCAGTCTGCCTGGTGAGGCACCCGGCTCGACGACATCTCGTAAGAATAGCGGTGGTTTTCCGGGGCAAGGAAACAATACGCCAAGTGTGGCGCTTGTTAAGCTGCTTCAGAAGGATGCATCGCATTACACTTGGGTGGCGGCGACCACGAGTGCAATGTCGTCTGCTCCGTATCAGCTAGCGACGGGAGAACCGGTGATGGCGCTTGGCGGCTTTTCGGGCAGTGATCCAGCGATAACACTTGCCGAGTTCAAACGCTACGTCAGTGAAGGGAAAATTCACTACTATATCGCTGATGCTATGGGTGCAGGTGGTCCTGGTGGCTTCTCTGCTGGTGATACGAGCAGCCGTTTCGCTGCTGGAAGTACGAACAGTGAACTTGCTGGCGGTGGTATGAGCGGTGGCTTTCCAGGTGGTGGTACGAGCAACGGTTTCCCTGGTGGTGGTATGAATGGTGAATTCTCTGGGCGTGGAGTCAGAAGTGGTTCCTCTGATAGTACTCGTGGAGCGGCTCCCCAAGAGTTTGGTGGTTCCGGATCGGCGATCACCAACTGGGTGAAAAGCAACTTTAAGACAGTTACTGTGAGCGGAGTAACCTTATATGACTTGACCCAACCTAAATCCGGAAAATGA
- a CDS encoding peptidoglycan-binding domain-containing protein, translating into MTPEEKQRARERREIKLRRWMIGFSWTLPVFSFVSFFDIWNNIAHANSSTHTTQTTSTSTTSNTSSKVLYKEGMTSTQVAKIQEQLAKLGFFNNSITSYYGPVTANAVKEFQAQYGLPETGAIDAKTLSALQTAVKQYQTNSLSSSSSNDDSGTSGQTEQSPSGSSGSSSDSSGSSSSSNFNDGSSGYGGYSGSPGVTQSQQPFPDTSSSAS; encoded by the coding sequence ATGACACCAGAAGAAAAACAACGAGCACGTGAAAGACGAGAAATCAAGCTACGTCGATGGATGATCGGATTCTCATGGACTCTACCTGTGTTCTCGTTCGTGAGTTTCTTTGATATTTGGAACAACATAGCTCATGCAAATTCCAGTACCCATACTACTCAGACAACATCAACAAGCACCACGTCAAATACAAGCTCTAAAGTGCTGTATAAAGAAGGAATGACGAGTACTCAGGTTGCTAAGATCCAAGAGCAACTAGCCAAACTAGGATTTTTCAACAATTCGATCACGTCGTACTATGGTCCCGTCACTGCTAACGCGGTAAAGGAATTCCAAGCTCAATACGGGCTTCCCGAAACAGGGGCGATTGATGCAAAAACTCTCTCCGCGCTCCAAACGGCGGTAAAGCAGTATCAAACCAATAGCTTGAGTTCATCGTCTTCGAATGATGATTCAGGAACGAGTGGACAGACTGAACAGTCTCCGTCTGGATCTAGTGGCAGCTCATCCGATTCCAGCGGAAGCTCATCCAGTTCCAATTTTAATGACGGTAGTTCAGGGTACGGGGGCTATTCTGGGTCACCAGGCGTCACACAGAGTCAACAACCATTCCCTGATACATCGTCGTCAGCCTCGTAA
- a CDS encoding FAD:protein FMN transferase — MPSKSFRAMGTTVHIEIPSAHPSDDCVQSEILKTAMDDMAALESLFTRFKAESELNRLNNSAGRWTNIDSRLYEVLQLARDFFVKTRGLFNPCLGMVMNGLGYDVSFEQITKDRNHPVFEIPYVAPLHCPFELRMRDHQFQALLEPGQKIDLGGLAKGWIVQQVAAKMRSLGVDHFVCNAGGDLICRGYNGTRPWVIGITDPFDQTSHIGLLDIHDLSVATSGTYKRTWDNQGKIVHHIIDPFLGTPVESDIVSCSVVHKDLVTAEVQAKVALLMGSETAVPWLEKQDCAGWIIVTQHRMVVKSCNLSTNNSASL; from the coding sequence ATGCCATCCAAATCCTTTCGAGCGATGGGTACAACTGTGCATATCGAGATCCCAAGTGCACATCCCAGTGACGACTGTGTTCAATCCGAGATCTTAAAAACCGCTATGGACGACATGGCTGCATTGGAGTCTTTGTTCACCCGATTTAAAGCTGAAAGTGAACTAAATCGCTTGAACAATTCAGCAGGACGTTGGACCAACATCGACTCACGGCTATATGAAGTTCTACAGCTGGCAAGGGACTTTTTCGTGAAAACACGAGGTTTATTCAATCCATGTCTAGGTATGGTCATGAACGGATTAGGTTACGACGTGTCGTTTGAACAAATTACGAAAGACAGAAATCACCCCGTCTTTGAAATACCGTACGTTGCTCCACTGCATTGCCCCTTCGAATTGAGGATGAGGGATCATCAATTTCAGGCATTGCTTGAACCTGGACAGAAAATCGACCTAGGCGGTCTAGCAAAAGGCTGGATCGTTCAGCAAGTCGCAGCGAAAATGCGCAGTTTAGGGGTCGATCATTTCGTGTGTAACGCAGGTGGGGACTTAATCTGCCGCGGATACAACGGAACGCGACCTTGGGTCATTGGCATCACCGACCCTTTTGATCAAACGAGTCATATCGGCCTACTCGACATTCATGACCTTTCGGTTGCCACCAGCGGGACCTATAAGAGAACGTGGGACAATCAAGGAAAAATCGTTCATCACATCATCGATCCGTTCTTGGGCACGCCTGTCGAGTCGGACATTGTATCCTGCAGTGTCGTGCACAAAGACCTGGTAACTGCAGAGGTTCAGGCAAAAGTTGCCCTGCTTATGGGCAGCGAAACAGCCGTTCCATGGTTAGAGAAGCAGGACTGCGCCGGATGGATCATCGTAACGCAACATAGAATGGTGGTTAAATCATGCAACTTATCAACGAACAACAGCGCTTCCCTTTGA